A stretch of Crossiella cryophila DNA encodes these proteins:
- the msrA gene encoding peptide-methionine (S)-S-oxide reductase MsrA — protein MTAASEKAVLAGGCFWGMQDLFRRHPGVLATRVGYTGGEVPNATYRNHGNHAEGIEIVFDPDRLSYRQILEFFFQIHDPSTRNRQGNDIGASYRSAIFYTDEAQKQVAEQVIAEVDASGKWPGKVVTEVSQAGDFWQAEPEHQDYLERYPNGYTCHYVRPEWQLGEK, from the coding sequence ATGACCGCGGCGAGTGAGAAGGCCGTTCTGGCCGGTGGCTGTTTCTGGGGCATGCAGGACCTGTTCCGCAGGCACCCCGGCGTGCTCGCCACCCGGGTCGGCTACACCGGCGGCGAGGTGCCCAACGCGACCTACCGCAACCACGGCAACCACGCCGAGGGCATCGAGATCGTCTTCGACCCGGACCGGCTGAGCTACCGCCAGATCCTGGAGTTCTTCTTCCAGATCCACGATCCGAGCACGCGGAACCGGCAGGGCAACGACATCGGCGCCAGCTACCGCTCGGCCATCTTCTACACCGATGAGGCGCAGAAGCAGGTCGCCGAGCAGGTCATCGCCGAGGTGGACGCCTCAGGCAAGTGGCCGGGCAAGGTGGTCACCGAGGTGAGCCAGGCCGGGGACTTCTGGCAGGCCGAGCCGGAGCACCAGGACTACCTCGAGCGCTACCCGAACGGCTACACCTGCCACTACGTGCGGCCGGAGTGGCAGCTCGGCGAGAAGTAA
- a CDS encoding sugar efflux transporter — MSVTTEVSPPPLTFRTLLPLASVSISVGLAAAVTLPFIGLFLTTQIGVGPVELGAFLLISPLAGLVVSAFLGRWSDRRAVRRNLLVGGAVAGMLGSLVFAVVRDYWVLLAVSVSLLAIASCVLAQMFAYARQAVERTGSARAPLVISSLRTVISLAWVGGPPLAALLVSWTGYAGLYLASAACYALVVLVALRLPELGGASAPIKRAAEVGGVARPQVVCAVLAFAALQGGLSLGGSALPLFVTTDLGGSEADVGLILGLCAALEIPLMLWFGVLAVKLDQRRIVLLGAVVAVAYQAVMAATLATWQVAAAQALNAVVVSALMGVGISYFQALAPDRPGFTTTLYSNTMTVGGMLAGPLLGLAQTLGYRSAYLMSLGLAALGVVLLVITGIIGRRGNVVPGGLDQRESGART, encoded by the coding sequence GTGAGTGTCACCACCGAGGTCAGCCCACCCCCGCTGACCTTCCGCACCCTGCTCCCCCTCGCCTCCGTCAGCATCTCCGTCGGCCTGGCCGCCGCCGTCACCCTGCCCTTCATCGGCCTGTTCCTCACCACCCAGATCGGCGTCGGCCCGGTCGAACTCGGCGCCTTCCTGCTCATCTCCCCGTTGGCCGGACTGGTGGTAAGCGCCTTCCTCGGGCGGTGGTCGGATCGGCGGGCGGTGCGGCGGAACCTGCTGGTGGGCGGCGCCGTGGCGGGGATGCTCGGGTCGCTGGTGTTCGCGGTGGTGCGGGACTACTGGGTGCTGCTGGCGGTGTCGGTGTCGCTGCTGGCGATCGCGTCCTGTGTGCTGGCGCAGATGTTCGCCTACGCTCGGCAGGCCGTGGAGCGGACGGGGTCGGCGCGGGCGCCGCTGGTGATCAGCAGTCTGCGCACGGTGATCTCGCTGGCCTGGGTGGGTGGGCCGCCGCTGGCGGCGTTGCTGGTGTCCTGGACGGGGTATGCCGGGCTGTACCTGGCCAGTGCGGCGTGTTACGCGCTGGTGGTGCTGGTCGCGTTGCGGCTGCCCGAACTGGGTGGGGCGAGTGCTCCGATCAAGCGGGCCGCGGAGGTGGGCGGGGTCGCGCGGCCGCAGGTGGTGTGCGCGGTGCTGGCCTTCGCGGCGTTGCAGGGCGGGTTGTCGCTGGGAGGCAGCGCGTTGCCGTTGTTCGTGACCACGGACCTGGGCGGCAGCGAGGCGGATGTCGGGTTGATCCTGGGATTGTGCGCGGCGCTGGAGATCCCGCTGATGCTGTGGTTCGGGGTGCTCGCGGTGAAGCTGGACCAGCGGCGGATCGTGCTGCTCGGCGCGGTGGTCGCGGTGGCCTACCAGGCGGTGATGGCCGCGACGCTGGCCACCTGGCAGGTGGCGGCGGCGCAGGCGTTGAACGCGGTGGTGGTCTCGGCGCTGATGGGGGTGGGCATCTCCTACTTCCAGGCGCTGGCGCCGGACCGGCCGGGGTTCACCACCACGCTGTACAGCAACACGATGACCGTGGGCGGCATGCTGGCCGGACCGCTGCTCGGGCTGGCCCAGACCCTGGGCTACCGCAGCGCGTACCTGATGAGCCTGGGGCTGGCGGCGCTCGGAGTGGTGCTTCTGGTCATAACCGGGATCATCGGCAGGCGTGGGAACGTTGTGCCTGGTGGGTTGGACCAGCGAGAGAGCGGAGCGAGAACATGA
- a CDS encoding SMI1/KNR4 family protein, whose amino-acid sequence MTSAPVLPVDYRALLIEHGPGPVAGVRLLAPADLAAEQSRHSPPHPDALLWGVFGTGETCWWLPIHPDPVSWLVVVAGDGEQQLNISTTEFLRRLGAGQLDLPVLSGLPGPRDPLAQLRTLIGPGGGHRYDWAALELELGCPLPPDYRLLFEEYGSELVVNGLFPSPPEELVSVHRDHAHFLDDLDGHRVHPEPGGLLTCLISEGRQQLCWDTSGPDPAAWPLVDSDTGEVFPGTLTELLVAEVVGRGPGLCAHSLGDPDTWAYPMWGPDPVH is encoded by the coding sequence ATGACCTCCGCTCCGGTCCTGCCCGTGGACTACCGCGCACTGCTGATCGAGCACGGCCCTGGCCCGGTGGCCGGGGTGCGCCTGCTCGCGCCCGCGGACCTGGCCGCCGAGCAGTCCCGGCATTCCCCGCCGCACCCCGACGCCCTGCTGTGGGGTGTGTTCGGCACCGGTGAGACCTGCTGGTGGCTGCCGATCCACCCGGACCCGGTGAGCTGGCTGGTGGTGGTGGCCGGGGACGGTGAGCAGCAGCTGAACATCAGCACCACCGAGTTCCTGCGCCGCCTCGGCGCCGGTCAGCTCGACCTGCCGGTGCTGTCCGGGCTGCCCGGCCCGCGTGATCCACTGGCCCAGCTGCGCACCCTCATCGGCCCCGGCGGTGGGCACCGCTACGACTGGGCCGCGCTGGAGCTGGAACTGGGCTGCCCGCTGCCGCCGGACTACCGGTTGCTGTTCGAGGAGTACGGCTCGGAGCTGGTGGTCAACGGCCTCTTCCCCTCCCCGCCGGAAGAGCTGGTCTCCGTGCACCGCGACCACGCCCATTTCCTGGACGACCTCGACGGCCACCGGGTGCACCCGGAACCGGGTGGGCTGCTGACCTGCCTGATCAGCGAAGGGCGCCAGCAGCTGTGCTGGGACACCAGTGGGCCCGATCCGGCGGCCTGGCCGCTGGTCGACTCCGACACCGGCGAGGTCTTCCCCGGCACGCTGACCGAACTGCTGGTCGCCGAGGTCGTGGGCCGCGGTCCGGGGTTGTGTGCCCACAGCCTGGGTGACCCGGACACCTGGGCCTACCCGATGTGGGGGCCGGATCCGGTGCACTGA